In Nitrosococcus oceani ATCC 19707, the following proteins share a genomic window:
- a CDS encoding beta-class carbonic anhydrase, producing MSEIRKEILAANQSYAANFGDKADLPMPPGRHFAILTCMDARSDPAQYAGLAEGDAHVIRNAGGRASDDAIRSLVISYKLLGTREWFVIHHTDCGMETFTNEVMDKLLSSSLKSAILDGSGWHDNGPGPGSSEGKYINWLTIKDQTQSVLEDVKRIRHHPLVPGDLPIYGYVYDVKTGKLIEVPEATAAGKVV from the coding sequence ATGAGCGAAATTCGAAAAGAAATCCTGGCGGCTAACCAGAGCTATGCGGCCAACTTTGGCGATAAAGCAGACTTGCCCATGCCCCCTGGCCGCCATTTTGCTATCTTGACCTGTATGGATGCCCGTTCAGATCCAGCGCAATATGCGGGTTTGGCAGAAGGCGATGCCCATGTCATCCGTAATGCGGGGGGACGGGCCAGCGATGATGCTATCCGTTCCCTAGTTATTTCTTATAAGCTTCTTGGTACCCGGGAATGGTTTGTGATCCATCACACTGACTGCGGTATGGAAACATTTACCAATGAAGTTATGGACAAATTATTGTCTAGCAGCCTTAAGTCCGCCATCCTGGATGGTAGTGGCTGGCATGATAACGGGCCGGGACCCGGAAGTTCGGAAGGCAAATACATCAATTGGTTGACCATTAAGGATCAGACCCAAAGCGTGTTGGAAGATGTAAAGCGTATTCGCCATCATCCTTTAGTCCCTGGGGATCTTCCTATTTACGGTTATGTCTATGACGTCAAAACAGGTAAACTTATAGAGGTGCCCGAAGCGACGGCGGCAGGAAAAGTAGTTTAA
- a CDS encoding symmetrical bis(5'-nucleosyl)-tetraphosphatase: MAIYAIGDIQGCYDEFQQLLKEIHFDEQADQLWLAGDLVNRGPKSLEVIRFVHGLGKRAITVLGNHDLHLLAVAAGLQPLHSKDTLAAILSAPDREELITWLRHLPLLYRNSKLGITLIHAGLPPQWDIATAESCARELEAVLQGPNWRDFLAHMYGDKPVQWRDDLKGWERLRTISNCLTRLRYCDAKGRFSLKFKESPGTQTKGGLMPWFKVPHRASHGERIVFGHWATLEVGPYEGPVFALDGGCVWGGQLVALRLDKEEPQWFFVDCQGYSKIT; encoded by the coding sequence ATGGCTATCTACGCGATTGGCGACATCCAGGGATGCTACGATGAATTCCAGCAGTTATTAAAAGAAATTCATTTTGACGAGCAGGCGGATCAGCTCTGGCTTGCCGGCGATCTGGTCAACCGGGGGCCCAAATCATTAGAGGTTATACGTTTCGTCCACGGCCTGGGAAAGCGGGCGATTACCGTACTGGGCAATCATGACCTCCATTTACTGGCGGTGGCAGCGGGTCTTCAGCCCCTCCATTCCAAGGATACCTTAGCTGCTATTCTCTCGGCGCCGGATCGGGAGGAACTCATAACCTGGTTACGCCATCTTCCCTTGTTATATCGGAATTCTAAGCTGGGAATAACGCTCATTCACGCTGGGTTACCCCCCCAATGGGATATTGCCACGGCAGAGTCCTGCGCCAGAGAATTGGAAGCGGTATTGCAGGGGCCAAACTGGCGGGATTTTCTGGCCCATATGTATGGTGATAAACCAGTGCAATGGAGAGATGATCTAAAAGGCTGGGAGCGTCTGCGGACGATTAGCAACTGTTTGACTCGGTTGCGTTATTGTGACGCTAAAGGGCGGTTTTCCCTGAAATTCAAAGAATCTCCGGGAACTCAAACGAAGGGCGGCTTGATGCCCTGGTTTAAGGTGCCTCATCGAGCAAGCCACGGAGAACGCATCGTCTTTGGCCATTGGGCTACTCTGGAGGTTGGCCCTTACGAAGGGCCTGTTTTCGCGCTGGATGGAGGTTGTGTCTGGGGAGGGCAGTTAGTAGCCTTGCGCCTAGATAAGGAGGAACCGCAATGGTTTTTTGTAGATTGCCAGGGATATAGCAAGATTACTTAA
- the pgl gene encoding 6-phosphogluconolactonase codes for MANIQVFPTPAALYHSAAEYWVRTAKRAIERAGTFHIALAGGSTPRALYQLLATEPYAGQIDWRRIHVYFGDERYVPRDHPDSNYRMAREALLDSVAIPPEQILRIQTEFPEPELAADDYAQVLQSHLPEGEIFDLILLGLGADGHTASLFPETPILTVRDRLAAAVYVKKLKAWRISITYPAVEKARQILFLVTGADKAAVVTHVLSPSADKTLPVQHLQAQGEVSWYLDAEAARKWEVTK; via the coding sequence ATGGCTAATATTCAGGTTTTTCCTACTCCGGCGGCCCTTTATCACAGTGCGGCGGAGTATTGGGTGAGAACGGCTAAAAGAGCCATTGAAAGGGCGGGAACCTTCCATATCGCCTTGGCCGGGGGGAGCACGCCGAGAGCCTTATATCAATTATTAGCAACGGAGCCTTATGCCGGCCAAATAGACTGGCGCCGGATTCATGTCTACTTTGGGGACGAACGCTATGTGCCCAGAGATCACCCGGATAGTAATTACCGTATGGCCCGAGAGGCCTTGCTCGATTCGGTAGCCATTCCTCCGGAACAGATTTTAAGAATACAGACCGAGTTTCCGGAACCCGAGCTGGCGGCAGACGACTATGCGCAAGTGCTACAGTCTCATTTGCCGGAGGGGGAAATTTTTGATCTGATATTATTGGGGTTAGGCGCAGACGGCCATACCGCCTCTTTGTTTCCCGAGACCCCCATATTGACAGTCCGTGATCGTTTGGCAGCGGCAGTTTATGTAAAAAAATTAAAGGCTTGGCGTATTAGTATAACCTACCCCGCCGTTGAAAAAGCTCGCCAGATCCTGTTTCTTGTCACTGGCGCTGATAAGGCGGCGGTCGTTACCCACGTCTTATCCCCCTCAGCGGACAAGACTTTGCCGGTGCAGCATTTGCAGGCTCAAGGTGAGGTTAGCTGGTATTTGGATGCGGAGGCAGCCCGCAAGTGGGAGGTAACAAAATGA
- a CDS encoding TMEM165/GDT1 family protein, which yields MEYKVLLTVFVAVFIAELGDKTQLATMLFAADKEVSKLAVFIGASLALIVASGMGVLAGGIISQYISEKHLHYIAGVGFIGIGIWMLLKA from the coding sequence TTGGAATACAAAGTGCTCCTCACAGTTTTTGTCGCAGTCTTCATTGCTGAGCTTGGCGACAAAACTCAATTAGCCACTATGTTATTTGCAGCAGATAAAGAGGTAAGTAAGCTCGCTGTATTTATTGGGGCCTCGTTAGCATTAATTGTGGCTTCAGGTATGGGTGTTCTCGCTGGCGGCATCATTTCGCAATATATCAGTGAAAAACATCTGCATTACATTGCTGGAGTTGGGTTCATTGGCATCGGCATATGGATGCTTTTAAAAGCATGA
- a CDS encoding efflux RND transporter permease subunit has translation MFERLLRSSIEHRGLVMLAMVGLILLGIYNFQRLSIDAVPDITNIQVQINTAAPGYSPLETEQLITFPVELAMLGAPRLQETRSISKYGLSQVTVIFEEGTDIYFARQQINERIQQAKGQLPSGIEPRMGPIATGLGEIVLWTMEAEPGARQPDGSPVTSTYLRTLLDWVIRPQLLTLPGVTEVNSIGGYKKQYHVTPSPEKLIAYGLSFRDVMTALAENNQMKGAGYIEHHGEQFLIRIPGRVYTLEEIRNIRVGTYQGIPILIKDLAEVLLGKELRTGVATRDGQEAVIGTAFMLMGENSRAVAQAVGEKLTEANRSLPEGVEAEIFYDRTNLVDKAVVTVRNNLVEGAALVIAVLFFLLGNIRAALITAMVIPLSMLFAITGMVSEGVSANLMSLGAIDFGIIVDGAVVIVENSVRHLAEEQQRRGRTLTLSERLKVVYESSEEARRAILFGQMIIMVVYIPIFALSGVEGKMFHPMAQTVIMALFGAMILSITFVPAAVALFIGKRVSEKENFFMRWGSKAYLPTLDFALHHRTLMVTSAVVIVALSGLLATRLGTEFVPSLDEGDIALQVLRTPGTGLQQSIAMQEKVEQAFNTFPEVETVAARIGTAEVATDVMGPNISDIYIMLKPREEWPDPDRPKEDLIEAMSQRIARLPGGKYEFSQPIELRFNELLSGVKADVAVKVFGDNRSVLLETAEQIAVVLRTVPGASDVRVEQVTGLPVLTVEIKRPELARYGLNVADIQRTVEAAMGGVAVGKIYQGDRRFDLVVRLPERYRTDVDALRRLPILIPPSLGARAGAAQIPAPAYIPLSTIAEVQISPGPNRISRENSKRRVTTTFNVRGRDMGSVVAEAQAKIQARVEIPPGYWIDWGGQFELMTEAAERLSLVVPVALLLIFIFLYSTFGNLKDGLLVFTGVPFALTGGVLSLWLREIPLSISAGVGFIALSGVAVLNGLVMITFIRMLRDQGLSLEEAIRQGALTRLRPVLMTALVASLGFVPMALATSTGAEVQRPLATVVIGGIISSTLLTLLVLPVLYRIIHYRE, from the coding sequence ATGTTTGAACGGTTATTAAGATCCTCTATCGAGCACCGGGGATTGGTCATGCTGGCCATGGTGGGGCTGATCCTGCTGGGAATTTATAACTTCCAGCGTTTGTCCATCGACGCGGTGCCTGATATCACCAACATCCAGGTCCAGATCAATACCGCCGCGCCCGGCTACTCGCCCCTCGAAACCGAGCAACTCATCACCTTCCCGGTGGAGCTGGCCATGTTGGGCGCTCCCCGGCTCCAGGAGACCCGTTCGATTTCCAAATATGGGCTCTCCCAGGTGACCGTGATCTTCGAGGAAGGTACGGATATCTATTTTGCCCGCCAGCAAATCAACGAGCGCATCCAGCAGGCCAAGGGCCAGCTTCCCTCGGGCATTGAGCCCCGCATGGGGCCTATCGCGACGGGACTGGGGGAAATCGTTCTCTGGACCATGGAGGCGGAACCCGGGGCGCGCCAGCCAGATGGTAGTCCCGTGACCAGTACATATCTGCGCACCCTGCTGGATTGGGTGATTCGTCCCCAGCTTCTTACCCTCCCTGGGGTGACGGAAGTCAACAGCATCGGCGGCTATAAGAAACAATATCATGTGACCCCGAGTCCGGAAAAGCTTATCGCCTATGGGCTTAGCTTCCGGGACGTTATGACGGCCCTGGCGGAGAACAATCAAATGAAGGGGGCCGGCTATATCGAGCACCACGGGGAGCAATTCCTGATCCGGATTCCAGGGCGGGTTTATACGCTGGAAGAGATCCGTAATATCCGGGTAGGCACCTATCAGGGCATCCCCATCCTTATTAAGGACCTAGCGGAAGTTTTGCTGGGTAAGGAATTACGCACGGGTGTGGCCACGAGAGACGGCCAGGAAGCGGTCATCGGCACTGCTTTTATGCTCATGGGAGAAAATAGCCGCGCTGTGGCTCAGGCGGTGGGAGAAAAGCTCACTGAAGCCAATCGCTCCTTGCCGGAAGGAGTGGAAGCCGAGATTTTCTATGACCGGACGAACTTGGTGGACAAGGCGGTCGTCACGGTACGGAACAATCTGGTGGAAGGGGCGGCTCTGGTGATCGCCGTATTGTTTTTTTTGCTGGGCAATATCCGGGCGGCGCTGATCACCGCCATGGTGATCCCTCTGTCCATGTTGTTTGCCATCACCGGTATGGTATCGGAGGGGGTAAGCGCCAACTTGATGAGCCTGGGGGCCATTGATTTTGGCATCATCGTGGATGGCGCGGTGGTCATTGTGGAGAATAGCGTGCGCCATTTGGCGGAGGAGCAACAGCGGCGGGGACGGACGCTAACTCTTTCTGAACGCCTCAAAGTGGTGTATGAATCTTCCGAGGAAGCCCGTCGAGCGATCCTGTTTGGGCAGATGATTATCATGGTGGTTTACATTCCCATTTTCGCCCTCTCCGGGGTAGAAGGCAAAATGTTCCACCCCATGGCTCAGACCGTCATTATGGCGCTGTTTGGGGCCATGATTCTTTCCATTACCTTCGTCCCCGCCGCTGTGGCTTTGTTCATCGGCAAGCGGGTTTCGGAAAAGGAAAATTTCTTCATGAGATGGGGTAGCAAGGCCTATCTGCCCACCCTTGACTTTGCTTTGCATCACCGCACCTTAATGGTGACCTCTGCCGTGGTCATCGTGGCCTTGAGTGGATTGCTGGCGACCCGCCTGGGCACGGAGTTTGTGCCTAGCCTGGATGAGGGGGATATTGCGCTCCAGGTTTTGCGCACCCCGGGCACGGGCCTCCAGCAATCCATTGCCATGCAAGAGAAGGTAGAGCAAGCGTTCAACACGTTTCCGGAAGTAGAAACGGTCGCGGCCCGGATTGGGACGGCGGAGGTGGCCACCGATGTGATGGGGCCCAACATCAGCGATATCTATATCATGCTCAAGCCTCGGGAAGAATGGCCCGACCCGGACCGGCCCAAGGAGGATCTCATCGAGGCCATGTCCCAGCGGATCGCCCGGCTTCCCGGCGGCAAGTACGAATTTAGCCAGCCCATTGAGCTGCGTTTTAATGAGTTGCTTTCCGGGGTTAAAGCCGATGTAGCGGTCAAGGTCTTTGGCGATAATAGGTCGGTTTTGTTAGAGACGGCGGAACAGATCGCGGTTGTCCTCAGAACCGTGCCGGGGGCCTCGGATGTACGGGTAGAGCAAGTCACGGGGTTGCCGGTGCTAACCGTGGAGATAAAACGGCCGGAGCTGGCCCGCTACGGGCTCAATGTGGCCGATATTCAACGAACCGTCGAGGCCGCCATGGGCGGGGTGGCGGTAGGTAAAATCTATCAAGGGGATCGCCGCTTCGATTTGGTGGTGCGCTTACCGGAGCGATACCGGACGGATGTGGATGCCTTAAGGCGCTTGCCCATCCTTATTCCGCCAAGTCTTGGGGCTAGGGCTGGGGCTGCCCAGATTCCAGCTCCGGCTTATATTCCCCTGAGCACCATCGCCGAGGTGCAAATAAGTCCAGGACCTAACCGTATTAGCCGGGAGAACAGTAAGCGCCGAGTGACCACCACCTTCAATGTCCGGGGCCGGGATATGGGCTCCGTGGTGGCGGAAGCACAAGCCAAAATTCAGGCACGGGTGGAGATCCCGCCAGGCTATTGGATCGACTGGGGCGGCCAATTTGAACTGATGACCGAGGCGGCTGAGCGCCTGAGCCTTGTGGTCCCCGTTGCTCTGTTGCTCATCTTTATTTTTCTCTATAGCACCTTTGGCAATCTGAAAGATGGGTTATTGGTCTTTACCGGTGTACCCTTTGCCCTCACGGGGGGCGTACTGAGCCTGTGGTTGCGGGAAATTCCCCTGTCCATTTCCGCAGGAGTGGGATTTATTGCCCTCTCCGGAGTGGCGGTGCTCAATGGGTTAGTGATGATCACGTTCATTCGCATGTTGCGCGATCAGGGCTTGTCCCTAGAAGAGGCCATCCGCCAGGGGGCCCTTACTCGCTTACGCCCGGTGCTCATGACCGCCCTGGTTGCTTCCCTGGGTTTTGTGCCCATGGCCCTGGCCACCAGCACCGGGGCGGAGGTGCAGCGGCCCTTGGCTACGGTGGTCATCGGGGGGATCATCTCTTCGACCCTATTGACCCTTCTGGTATTACCCGTGCTTTACCGGATAATCCATTACAGGGAGTAA
- a CDS encoding DUF4342 domain-containing protein, with amino-acid sequence MGEQSGKNINRPQIDKTQEKYEEVLNFINKWLKKGNLHRLVIRKPSGHVFMEIPLTVGVAIGGILLFFTPMLLALSALVALFKQIKIEIVRTDDGG; translated from the coding sequence ATGGGAGAGCAATCCGGGAAAAATATAAACCGCCCTCAGATAGATAAAACCCAGGAGAAATATGAAGAAGTTTTGAATTTTATTAATAAATGGCTCAAAAAGGGTAACTTGCATCGTTTGGTTATCCGCAAGCCTAGCGGCCATGTTTTTATGGAGATTCCGCTGACGGTCGGGGTCGCGATCGGTGGGATATTGCTATTTTTTACCCCGATGTTGTTGGCACTAAGTGCGCTGGTGGCCTTGTTTAAACAAATAAAAATTGAGATTGTGAGAACTGATGATGGCGGTTAA
- a CDS encoding glucokinase — protein MKVLAADIGGTKTLLQIADWGENTPQVLAEQRYLSGDYSSFDDLLRTFLTETSSTGNGLRGACFAVAGVVTQGVATATNLPWRLDATHLEATFELPQVVLINDFTAIGYGIEGLTPDDFAILQSGKPEAAAPQAVIGAGTGLGQALLVWQEQTGHYQVLPTEGGHVDFAPQGKLQIALLTYLSRQLDHVSYERVLSGGGLVTLYHFLKETSGMAESPALKKALSEGDQAAAISRSALEHGDPLAGQALDLLVQIYGAQAGNLALACLPRGGLFVAGGIAPKILERLQAGGFMEAFLSKGRLSELMQQIPVKVILESKVGLLGASRLAMRLAYEQL, from the coding sequence ATGAAAGTATTGGCTGCGGATATTGGAGGAACCAAAACCTTACTTCAGATCGCTGACTGGGGGGAAAACACTCCGCAGGTTCTTGCGGAACAGCGTTATCTCAGCGGTGATTATTCAAGCTTTGATGATCTCCTGCGAACATTTTTGACAGAGACGAGCAGTACAGGAAACGGCCTTAGGGGTGCTTGTTTTGCTGTAGCAGGCGTCGTGACGCAAGGCGTGGCGACGGCCACTAATCTCCCCTGGCGGCTGGATGCAACACATTTGGAGGCAACATTCGAGCTGCCTCAAGTGGTTTTAATCAATGATTTCACGGCCATCGGCTATGGCATTGAAGGTCTAACGCCAGACGATTTCGCAATACTCCAGTCAGGCAAGCCGGAAGCCGCCGCTCCCCAGGCGGTTATTGGCGCTGGGACCGGGCTTGGACAGGCATTGCTCGTATGGCAGGAGCAAACGGGTCACTACCAGGTTTTACCTACTGAAGGAGGTCATGTAGACTTTGCCCCTCAGGGAAAACTCCAGATTGCATTGCTGACTTATCTTTCTCGTCAGTTAGACCATGTTTCCTACGAACGGGTATTATCAGGCGGCGGCTTAGTCACGCTCTACCATTTTTTGAAGGAAACCAGCGGCATGGCTGAAAGCCCGGCCTTGAAAAAGGCGTTGAGCGAGGGCGATCAGGCAGCGGCCATCAGCCGCTCTGCTCTGGAGCATGGAGACCCGTTAGCAGGACAAGCGTTGGATCTGCTGGTCCAGATCTATGGCGCGCAAGCGGGCAATTTAGCCCTAGCTTGTTTACCGCGGGGAGGACTTTTCGTTGCTGGCGGCATCGCGCCCAAGATCCTCGAACGCCTGCAGGCGGGCGGATTTATGGAGGCTTTCCTAAGTAAAGGACGACTCTCTGAGCTTATGCAACAAATCCCTGTCAAGGTCATATTGGAGTCCAAGGTTGGCCTGCTGGGAGCCTCGCGATTAGCAATGAGATTAGCTTATGAGCAATTATAG
- a CDS encoding PepSY domain-containing protein, whose protein sequence is MNARKLMLIMSILGLAGTGIAHADDIGPDQAIKLMQEGKIQSFEKLNEAALAKHPGATVEETELEKERGGYVYEVELRDTQGVEWKVELDAVSGKILRDDKDD, encoded by the coding sequence ATGAACGCAAGAAAATTGATGTTAATCATGAGCATTCTAGGTTTGGCGGGTACAGGGATAGCCCATGCCGATGATATCGGTCCAGACCAGGCAATTAAGTTGATGCAGGAGGGTAAAATTCAGTCCTTTGAAAAACTCAACGAAGCTGCCCTTGCTAAACATCCCGGCGCCACCGTAGAAGAGACCGAGCTGGAGAAAGAGCGCGGCGGCTATGTGTATGAAGTAGAACTGCGGGATACCCAGGGCGTTGAGTGGAAGGTAGAACTCGATGCGGTAAGCGGTAAAATTCTTCGTGATGATAAGGATGATTAA
- a CDS encoding ABC transporter substrate-binding protein — MRGTRNIVRWWRTLGLLIGIVLLIGCSSGYEDRNSLRFGLATSPLTLDPRYATDAASARITRLLYQPLVDLDASGKPIPSLAHWQQLSPSRYRFRLQLDRPRFHDGSKLSAQDVKATYTSVLDPDNGSPFLASLDKVQSIAVPNPETIDFVLKEPDSLFPGRLTLGIIPASLIAVGHPLNRIPVGNGPFRFKAWPEEGRLILQRRRDRQGFVFVHVPDPTVRVLKLLRGEIHMLQNDLPQELVAYLEDKEEISLQRGRGNTFTYLGFNLDDPVTGQPQVRLAIAHALDRQKIIRYVFKGAARPAQALLPPEHWAGHPALPPHAYDPQRARKLLKEAGFNAHSPARVSYKTSSDPFRVRLATIIQHQLQQVGIQVEVQSYDWGTFYGDIKAGRFQMYSLSWVGVKLPDAFHYIFHSESAPPQGANRGHFNDPQSDFLIERAGNTDNQNQQANLYRRLQARLLEQLPYVPLWYEDNVFAAHQGISHYQLAPDGNYDGLVEVRFHRYVK; from the coding sequence ATGAGAGGAACAAGAAACATAGTCCGGTGGTGGCGAACGTTGGGTTTGTTGATTGGCATAGTTTTGCTCATAGGCTGTAGTTCTGGTTATGAGGACAGGAATTCTTTACGTTTTGGCCTGGCGACCTCACCCCTTACCCTTGATCCCCGCTATGCCACGGATGCCGCCTCAGCCCGTATTACCCGCCTCTTGTATCAACCCCTCGTTGATTTGGATGCCAGCGGCAAGCCCATCCCCAGTTTAGCCCATTGGCAACAACTGTCTCCGAGCCGCTACCGGTTTCGATTACAGCTTGATCGTCCTCGCTTTCACGATGGCAGCAAGCTTAGCGCTCAGGATGTGAAAGCGACCTATACCTCGGTACTTGATCCAGATAATGGCTCGCCTTTTTTAGCTTCCTTGGATAAAGTGCAGTCTATTGCGGTGCCCAATCCAGAAACCATTGACTTCGTTTTGAAAGAACCTGATTCCCTGTTTCCAGGGCGGCTTACCCTGGGGATAATCCCTGCTTCCCTAATAGCTGTGGGTCACCCTTTGAATCGCATTCCGGTAGGCAATGGTCCCTTTCGCTTTAAGGCGTGGCCGGAAGAGGGCCGATTGATACTCCAGCGGCGACGAGATAGACAGGGGTTTGTATTTGTTCATGTACCCGATCCCACGGTGCGGGTATTAAAATTACTCCGTGGGGAGATCCACATGCTGCAAAACGATCTTCCCCAGGAGCTGGTGGCTTACCTGGAAGATAAGGAGGAAATTTCCCTGCAACGGGGTCGGGGGAATACGTTTACGTATCTAGGATTTAATCTCGATGATCCGGTAACAGGCCAACCTCAAGTGCGTTTAGCGATCGCCCATGCTTTGGATCGTCAAAAGATCATTCGCTATGTTTTTAAAGGAGCAGCCCGGCCAGCTCAGGCCCTGCTGCCGCCCGAGCATTGGGCAGGCCACCCGGCTTTACCCCCGCACGCCTATGATCCCCAGCGGGCCAGGAAACTGCTTAAGGAAGCTGGCTTCAATGCCCATTCTCCGGCCCGCGTTAGCTATAAGACCTCTAGCGATCCTTTCCGGGTTCGCCTGGCCACCATTATTCAGCATCAACTGCAACAAGTGGGCATTCAGGTAGAGGTGCAAAGTTATGATTGGGGAACCTTTTACGGCGATATTAAGGCCGGGCGTTTCCAAATGTATAGCCTATCCTGGGTAGGCGTTAAATTGCCGGATGCCTTTCATTACATCTTTCATAGCGAGTCGGCTCCACCTCAAGGGGCGAACCGAGGCCATTTTAACGATCCTCAAAGTGATTTTTTAATTGAACGGGCGGGAAATACAGACAATCAAAACCAGCAAGCCAATCTCTACCGCCGGTTACAAGCACGCCTTCTGGAACAACTGCCTTATGTGCCTCTTTGGTACGAAGATAACGTGTTCGCAGCCCATCAAGGTATCAGTCATTATCAACTAGCACCCGATGGGAATTATGATGGCTTGGTGGAAGTGCGGTTCCATCGGTACGTGAAGTAA
- a CDS encoding LysM peptidoglycan-binding domain-containing protein: MMGAATLLSLLKMQDFLIVFGLALLPALGNFVGGLWAEFLRTSERALNRALHAAAGIVLAIVAIELMPEALKSISPWMIALAFALGGFAYMALEAAIEYLQKKKGKNSSGSTAMWMLYGAVATDLFSDGLMIGAGSAVSPSMALILALGQVLADVPEGYAAIANFKDKNIPRRRRFWLSASFALPALTAATLAYFLLRDQNETLKMAGLVFTAGLLTVAAVEDMVSEAHEIAQDTRWSDFSFIGGFVLFILVSAGFKSYLIEEPESAVAAKAGAEALPALSVSETAKSGEKESLVTRLQERSREKDADMITRLPPTSATKKSQEKRALTSRLPKRLVVQHGDTLSQIAARLYGDPAQWRLLYAANRDRLDNPDLLRAGMELVVPLDSEK, translated from the coding sequence ATGATGGGGGCGGCAACTCTCCTATCTTTGTTAAAAATGCAAGACTTTCTAATAGTTTTCGGCCTTGCCTTGTTGCCCGCATTGGGGAATTTTGTCGGCGGGCTGTGGGCGGAATTTCTTCGAACCTCAGAACGCGCCCTCAACCGGGCGCTCCACGCCGCGGCCGGTATCGTCCTTGCTATCGTCGCCATTGAACTGATGCCCGAGGCGCTGAAAAGTATCTCCCCCTGGATGATTGCCTTGGCCTTTGCCCTGGGCGGCTTCGCCTATATGGCCCTGGAAGCGGCGATTGAGTATTTGCAGAAGAAAAAAGGAAAGAATAGCTCTGGAAGCACGGCCATGTGGATGCTCTATGGGGCGGTGGCTACGGATTTGTTCAGTGATGGCCTCATGATTGGTGCCGGTTCGGCTGTTTCACCCAGTATGGCGCTTATTTTGGCGCTGGGACAGGTGCTGGCCGATGTTCCGGAAGGGTATGCCGCGATCGCCAATTTCAAGGATAAAAACATCCCCCGTAGACGGCGGTTTTGGCTTTCCGCTTCTTTCGCTTTGCCAGCGCTAACCGCTGCCACTCTGGCTTATTTCCTGCTTCGTGACCAGAATGAAACCCTAAAAATGGCGGGATTAGTTTTTACGGCGGGACTGCTTACGGTAGCCGCTGTGGAGGACATGGTTTCCGAGGCTCATGAAATCGCGCAAGATACGCGCTGGTCGGACTTTTCCTTCATTGGTGGCTTTGTCTTATTTATCCTTGTTTCCGCCGGTTTCAAAAGCTACCTGATAGAAGAGCCTGAATCTGCTGTAGCGGCCAAAGCAGGGGCGGAGGCGCTACCGGCGCTTTCGGTTTCCGAAACAGCCAAGTCTGGGGAAAAAGAGTCTCTCGTAACGCGCCTCCAGGAACGTTCCCGCGAAAAAGACGCCGACATGATTACTAGGCTTCCTCCTACGTCGGCAACCAAAAAATCACAGGAAAAGCGTGCGTTAACGTCTAGGCTGCCGAAAAGGTTGGTTGTCCAGCACGGTGATACCTTGTCGCAGATCGCGGCGCGTCTCTATGGCGATCCTGCTCAATGGCGACTCCTGTATGCGGCCAATCGGGACAGACTTGATAATCCTGATTTACTCAGAGCAGGAATGGAGCTTGTTGTTCCCCTTGATTCGGAAAAATAG
- a CDS encoding PepSY domain-containing protein, with protein MVRLSVISKTTKRPWTVLLVILTLALGMSGTLKARDLGHEEALRLRQTGTILPFEQILARALKAYPGAQLLESELEREDGLYVYELEILTPAGVVHEIEINANNGQFIEDEIED; from the coding sequence ATGGTAAGATTATCCGTGATCAGCAAGACGACTAAGCGCCCCTGGACGGTCCTTCTGGTTATCCTCACCCTTGCCTTGGGTATGTCGGGCACGCTAAAAGCACGGGACTTGGGCCATGAGGAAGCGCTCCGCTTGCGGCAAACGGGTACTATCCTTCCCTTTGAGCAGATCCTGGCGCGGGCGCTCAAGGCTTACCCTGGCGCTCAATTGCTGGAATCGGAGCTGGAGCGGGAAGACGGCCTCTATGTCTATGAACTGGAAATACTCACTCCCGCCGGCGTGGTCCATGAAATTGAAATCAACGCCAACAATGGTCAATTCATCGAGGACGAGATAGAGGACTAA
- the apaG gene encoding Co2+/Mg2+ efflux protein ApaG: protein MEQPKPYKIIVEVATTFIEEQSDPAVARYVFAYTITIHNLGTIAVKLLTRHWVITDGEGQVREVRGQGVIGEQPSLKPGEQFCYTSGAMIETPVGTMHGCYGMVGEDGVTFDAEIAAFTLAMPGSLH from the coding sequence ATGGAACAACCTAAGCCTTATAAGATAATAGTAGAAGTAGCGACAACTTTTATCGAAGAACAATCCGATCCTGCTGTAGCCCGTTATGTCTTTGCTTATACTATTACTATTCATAATTTGGGAACGATTGCCGTCAAGCTGCTAACCCGGCACTGGGTCATTACCGACGGGGAAGGTCAAGTTCGGGAAGTTCGGGGGCAAGGGGTCATAGGAGAGCAGCCTTCTCTCAAACCAGGGGAACAATTTTGCTATACCAGCGGAGCCATGATCGAAACACCGGTAGGCACCATGCATGGTTGTTATGGCATGGTAGGAGAAGATGGCGTAACCTTTGATGCCGAGATCGCCGCTTTCACCCTAGCGATGCCGGGCTCCTTACATTGA